The proteins below are encoded in one region of Mangifera indica cultivar Alphonso chromosome 7, CATAS_Mindica_2.1, whole genome shotgun sequence:
- the LOC123221693 gene encoding 2-alkenal reductase (NADP(+)-dependent)-like: MAGGGEVIDNKQVILKQLINGPPKESDMEVKTRSISLKVEEGSKAVVVKNLYLSVEPYVKLRMKKFEHPDFSSFTPGSAMDGFGVAKVVDSGHPKFQKGDLVWGIVGWEEYSVIKNPDSFFKIHYTDVPLSYYTGLLGMPGMTAWAGLHKIAAPNKGEYVYISGASGAVGQLVGQFAKLLGCYVVGSAGSKEKVENLKNKLGFDDAFNYKEEKDLDAALKRCFPDGIDIYIENVGGKMLDAVLLNMRLNSRIVVCGMSAEHNLKEPEGVQNLRLIVHKRIRMQGFVVFDYFPQYSEFLDDVLPLIREGRIVYHEDISEGLENAPAAVAGLENVWKQVVLVSRE; this comes from the exons ATGGCAGGCGGTGGAGAAGTTATTGACAATAAGCAAGTGATATTGAAGCAGCTTATAAATGGACCTCCGAAAGAATCTGACATGGAGGTGAAAACAAGGTCTATATCTTTGAAAGTGGAAGAAGGATCGAAGGCTGTTGTTGTGAAGAATCTTTACTTGTCTGTTGAACCTTATGTGAAACTCCGGATGAAGAAGTTTGAGCATCCTGATTTCTCTTCTTTTACTCCTGGATCT GCAATGGATGGGTTTGGAGTGGCCAAAGTTGTGGATTCAGGGCATCCGAAATTTCAGAAAGGAGACTTAGTTTGGGGAATAGTTGGATGGGAAGAATACAGTGTGATTAAGAATCCTGACAGCTTTTTCAAAATCCATTATACTGATGTTCCCTTGTCCTACTATACTGGACTTCTTG GTATGCCTGGAATGACGGCTTGGGCGGGTCTTCATAAAATAGCCGCTCCTAACAAAGGAGAATATGTGTACATTTCGGGAGCATCAGGTGCTGTTGGTCAGCTTGTTGGGCAGTTTGCTAAGTTACTGGGCTGCTATGTTGTTGGAAGTGCTGGAAGTAAAGAAAAG gttgaaaatttgaagaataagtTGGGATTTGATGACGCTTTCAACTATAAGGAGGAAAAAGACTTGGATGCAGCTTTGAAAAG GTGCTTTCCTGATGGCATTGACATTTACATCGAAAACGTCGGGGGGAAAATGCTGGATGCAGTGCTTCTAAACATGAGACTTAATAGTCGAATTGTGGTATGTGGAATGAGCGCAGAGCACAATCTCAAAGAGCCTGAAGGTGTTCAGAATCTGAGATTAATCGTTCATAAAAGGATTCGGATGCAAGGATTCGTGGTCTTCGATTATTTTCCTCAATACTCAGAGTTTTTGGATGATGTGCTGCCTCTGATCCGAGAAGGGAGGATTGTTTATCATGAAGACATTTCTGAAGGCCTTGAAAATGCTCCTGCTGCTGTTGCAGGCCTGGAAAATGTTTGGAAACAAGTAGTTTTAGTTTCCAGGGAGTAA